The proteins below come from a single Treponema phagedenis genomic window:
- a CDS encoding CidA/LrgA family protein, producing the protein MKQFGIILAVTCVGEILRYLLPLPIPVGIYGLMLLLVLLAVKVIKLEHVENTADFLIKIMPLMFIPPAVGLVDSWDKITGILIPLCIIIPVSTCVVMIVTGKVADFVIDVKENRRKTNE; encoded by the coding sequence ATGAAGCAATTTGGAATTATCCTTGCGGTAACTTGTGTTGGTGAGATATTGAGGTACTTATTGCCTTTGCCGATTCCTGTCGGCATTTACGGACTTATGTTACTGCTTGTGCTTTTGGCGGTTAAAGTAATTAAACTTGAGCATGTGGAAAACACCGCAGATTTTTTAATAAAAATTATGCCCTTAATGTTTATTCCGCCGGCTGTCGGGCTTGTGGACTCTTGGGATAAGATTACAGGAATTTTAATTCCGCTTTGTATAATCATTCCTGTTTCTACTTGTGTTGTAATGATTGTAACCGGAAAGGTTGCGGATTTTGTTATCGATGTAAAAGAGAATCGGAGAAAAACGAATGAATAG
- a CDS encoding LrgB family protein, protein MNSFFLSSVTAGVVVSLFGYFIGVAIKNKFKLPIFNPLLISIILVIAFLLIFKVDYEHYYSSAKYLGYLLTPATVSLAVPMYRQIELLKKNAAAICMATLAGVLTSLSSILLCAIIFGLSHEEYVTLLPKSITTAIGMGVSEEHGGYVVITAAVIIVTGVFGNMISETLCKLFKIKSEIAKGLAIGTAAHAVGTVKAMEMGEIEGAMSSLAIVTSGFCTVIAAAIFAGFY, encoded by the coding sequence ATGAATAGTTTTTTTCTTTCCTCTGTAACCGCAGGTGTTGTTGTCAGTTTGTTCGGCTATTTTATCGGAGTAGCAATTAAAAATAAATTTAAATTGCCGATATTTAATCCTCTTTTGATTTCTATTATTTTAGTGATAGCGTTTTTGCTTATCTTTAAGGTTGATTACGAACATTATTATTCAAGTGCAAAATATCTCGGGTATCTTTTAACTCCTGCGACAGTCAGCCTTGCAGTGCCGATGTACAGGCAAATTGAACTTTTAAAAAAGAATGCTGCCGCAATATGTATGGCAACTTTGGCGGGAGTTTTGACAAGCCTCAGCTCTATTCTTTTATGTGCAATCATTTTTGGTCTTTCCCATGAGGAGTACGTAACCTTGCTGCCAAAATCCATTACTACTGCAATCGGCATGGGCGTTTCTGAAGAGCACGGCGGTTATGTTGTTATTACAGCCGCGGTTATCATTGTTACAGGCGTTTTCGGGAATATGATTTCGGAAACATTGTGTAAGCTGTTTAAAATTAAAAGCGAAATTGCAAAGGGGCTTGCCATAGGAACTGCAGCCCATGCGGTTGGAACTGTCAAAGCTATGGAGATGGGCGAAATAGAAGGTGCCATGAGCAGCCTCGCCATTGTAACAAGCGGTTTTTGTACGGTTATCGCTGCGGCAATTTTTGCCGGATTTTATTAA
- a CDS encoding P83/100 family protein, which produces MKKLLFFCVLSFLWFGFAIEVDQAEVERNGNKVIEFINYTGPHAETDTAEAIRAIGRGLSSAVKYGSVGETARYYIIHAVDEKETTGFDADIFIIGANARVDHIDNIRLIIASYLSTAYGYSARDAATLANFITVYNAVYRNDMNNFQNRYKQVVTKHLSANTVGIALRYDQWPGQTQIVIPLSDAKYSGSLSTIDTTTITDKKVVEKMREDKDKNIDTRKDMIDLKERESAESQERAKEQQKEANAATKDAKKQQKEAEAKKAEAKVKQQEAKKAQKEAEQAEKKAKENPEDKKAQKEAEVKKAKAEAKQQEAEAAEKEAEEKQQEAKEAQEAAAKKQEEATQEQKRAEKKAEEAQDERKGVASDTQKIIEEERKDKEAAEDAALEGTLPGYGLKVIDEKQMLSEIVMLDLKTEKQLKVSPLNTVRGRSLYEEGDSLIAIAGTTGGNGVISLVQINTKTLEIIKQSKEQIAAQSILLQKDRDYYAVVNQNGKYYLGRFNDNLELLAKSAIQVLPFTAVTVSERGIIIQDISSAMRLLKPGDLTLVIKE; this is translated from the coding sequence ATGAAAAAACTTTTGTTTTTTTGCGTTTTGTCTTTTTTGTGGTTCGGCTTTGCAATTGAAGTTGACCAAGCAGAGGTGGAACGGAACGGAAATAAGGTTATTGAATTTATAAATTACACAGGCCCGCATGCGGAAACGGATACGGCGGAAGCAATCAGAGCAATCGGCAGGGGGTTAAGCTCCGCAGTAAAATACGGAAGCGTAGGGGAAACAGCCCGATATTATATCATTCACGCGGTTGATGAAAAAGAGACGACAGGTTTTGATGCGGATATTTTTATTATCGGGGCAAATGCCCGTGTTGATCATATTGATAATATCCGGCTGATTATTGCTTCATATTTGAGCACCGCATACGGATATTCCGCTCGGGATGCGGCAACACTTGCAAATTTCATTACTGTGTATAATGCGGTGTATCGAAACGATATGAACAATTTTCAAAATCGGTATAAGCAGGTTGTTACAAAACATCTTTCGGCTAATACGGTTGGTATTGCTTTGCGCTATGACCAGTGGCCGGGGCAAACTCAAATTGTAATTCCGCTTTCAGATGCAAAATATTCAGGCTCGCTCAGCACTATCGATACAACAACAATTACGGATAAAAAAGTTGTTGAAAAAATGCGGGAAGATAAAGACAAGAATATTGATACCCGCAAAGATATGATAGACTTAAAAGAAAGAGAGAGTGCGGAATCTCAAGAGCGCGCAAAAGAACAGCAAAAAGAAGCAAATGCCGCAACGAAGGATGCAAAAAAACAGCAGAAAGAAGCCGAGGCAAAAAAAGCTGAAGCAAAAGTAAAGCAGCAGGAGGCAAAGAAGGCTCAAAAGGAAGCGGAGCAGGCAGAGAAAAAAGCTAAGGAAAATCCTGAGGATAAAAAAGCTCAAAAAGAAGCCGAAGTAAAAAAAGCAAAAGCCGAGGCAAAGCAGCAAGAAGCGGAAGCCGCCGAAAAAGAGGCTGAAGAAAAACAGCAAGAAGCAAAAGAAGCGCAGGAAGCTGCAGCGAAAAAACAGGAAGAAGCGACACAAGAACAAAAGCGTGCCGAGAAAAAAGCCGAAGAAGCTCAGGACGAGCGGAAAGGAGTTGCCTCCGATACGCAAAAAATTATAGAAGAAGAACGCAAAGATAAAGAAGCAGCCGAAGATGCGGCTCTTGAAGGAACGCTTCCCGGTTACGGATTAAAAGTAATTGATGAAAAACAAATGCTTTCCGAAATTGTTATGCTCGATCTTAAAACCGAAAAGCAACTGAAAGTTTCTCCGTTGAATACTGTGCGCGGCAGAAGTTTATACGAGGAAGGCGATTCGCTTATTGCAATTGCGGGAACTACAGGCGGCAACGGAGTTATCTCTCTTGTGCAAATAAATACGAAAACCTTGGAAATTATAAAGCAAAGTAAAGAGCAAATTGCGGCACAAAGTATTCTTCTGCAAAAAGATCGGGATTATTATGCGGTGGTCAATCAAAACGGTAAATACTATCTTGGCCGCTTTAACGACAACCTTGAGCTGTTGGCAAAATCCGCAATACAGGTACTCCCCTTTACCGCAGTAACGGTGAGCGAGCGCGGTATTATCATACAGGACATAAGCTCCGCTATGCGGCTGCTTAAACCGGGAGATCTTACGCTGGTGATTAAAGAATAG
- a CDS encoding ABC transporter permease, which produces MNVIISIVQISTPLIFASLGALSTEYAGVLAVFMEGAISLSAFLFVLFTVFFGNYWLGFLCSLLAILLLLFAFAFFTEKKQANPFLTGLSFNLFAAGITTQASARGLGVNGVIAFSQFDSSKHIPLLNNSVPAAIALVFALLFYLFLRCTKVGLNLRFSGEGGKVLEARGAAPSAYKIGSWLIAGFFAACAGASLVLKLGAFTPNISSGRGWTALAVVFLSYKHPLLCVPAALLFSAAEYSANILQTLKFISPSMILALPYLAALTAFILPAIIKKDFVGFSRIRNKA; this is translated from the coding sequence ATGAACGTGATTATCAGCATTGTGCAAATTTCTACCCCGCTCATCTTTGCGTCGTTGGGCGCACTTTCTACCGAATATGCCGGCGTTTTGGCGGTATTTATGGAAGGCGCTATCAGTCTTTCCGCCTTTTTATTTGTGCTTTTTACTGTTTTTTTCGGCAATTATTGGCTTGGCTTTTTGTGCAGCCTTCTTGCTATTTTATTGCTCTTATTTGCCTTCGCTTTTTTTACTGAAAAAAAACAGGCGAACCCTTTTTTGACCGGATTATCGTTTAATCTTTTTGCGGCGGGAATAACCACGCAAGCATCCGCACGCGGACTCGGGGTGAACGGCGTAATTGCCTTTTCCCAGTTTGATTCCTCAAAGCATATTCCGCTTTTAAACAATTCGGTTCCTGCGGCAATCGCCCTAGTGTTTGCCCTGCTGTTTTATCTTTTTTTGCGATGCACCAAAGTCGGTTTAAACTTGCGCTTTTCCGGAGAAGGCGGAAAAGTGCTTGAAGCGCGCGGGGCTGCCCCTTCAGCGTATAAAATCGGCTCGTGGCTGATAGCCGGTTTTTTTGCCGCCTGCGCCGGAGCCTCTTTGGTGCTGAAGCTTGGCGCCTTCACCCCGAACATCAGTTCGGGGCGCGGCTGGACAGCTCTTGCCGTTGTCTTTCTTTCGTACAAACATCCGCTCCTTTGTGTGCCCGCCGCCCTGCTTTTCTCGGCTGCGGAATACAGCGCAAATATCCTGCAAACCCTCAAGTTTATTTCTCCGAGTATGATTTTAGCCTTGCCTTATCTGGCTGCCCTCACCGCATTTATTTTGCCCGCCATCATTAAAAAAGACTTCGTAGGCTTTTCACGAATTCGGAACAAGGCATAG
- a CDS encoding ABC transporter permease, with amino-acid sequence MKRFLTSVVAFAVGLAVISILILCTAQNPLSTLASFFLKPFYSQWYFGNMLNKMGLLLCASIGAIFALKTGNFNLGGEGQIYIAGLLTAVLLKSSRFSFSLPQFVLVFFIAGLAAGVFGMFCGLLKIRFGISELLSSFLLSAASLPIIDYLIIGPVRDTSGNLLATAPIEKEFFLTQLLPPSYLNGSFVFSIVLCIAVAIFFSRTSAGYRLQTGGKAPEFAFFSGFSVYAPSLWGMFASAFFHGLVGFFAVTGTWHLCHLGFSAGIGWAALAIALIARLNVYALIPASFLYAWVESASDTAVMSGTMQFNTAIFLQASIFLLISAEFFTRKKFPREPKPESGVRI; translated from the coding sequence ATGAAGCGGTTTTTAACTTCCGTTGTTGCCTTTGCTGTCGGACTTGCGGTTATTTCTATTTTGATTCTTTGCACCGCACAAAATCCGCTTTCGACTCTTGCCTCCTTTTTTTTAAAGCCTTTTTATTCGCAGTGGTATTTCGGCAATATGCTGAACAAGATGGGGTTGCTGCTTTGTGCAAGCATCGGCGCAATCTTTGCCTTAAAAACGGGCAATTTTAATTTAGGCGGAGAAGGGCAGATTTATATTGCGGGGCTGCTTACCGCTGTTTTGCTTAAAAGCAGCCGCTTTTCTTTTTCGCTGCCGCAGTTTGTTCTTGTCTTTTTTATTGCGGGATTGGCAGCCGGAGTTTTCGGCATGTTTTGCGGTTTACTCAAAATACGGTTCGGCATCAGTGAATTGCTTTCTTCATTTTTGCTGTCAGCCGCTTCCCTGCCCATTATCGATTATTTGATTATCGGCCCCGTGCGGGACACTTCCGGCAATTTATTGGCGACCGCTCCTATCGAAAAAGAGTTTTTTTTAACGCAGCTTTTACCGCCCTCATATTTGAACGGTTCCTTTGTTTTTTCGATTGTATTGTGTATTGCCGTTGCAATCTTTTTTTCGCGGACAAGCGCAGGCTATCGATTGCAAACCGGTGGCAAGGCGCCCGAGTTTGCTTTTTTTTCGGGGTTTTCCGTGTATGCGCCAAGCCTTTGGGGCATGTTTGCCTCCGCCTTTTTTCACGGTCTTGTCGGCTTTTTTGCGGTTACCGGTACCTGGCATCTTTGCCACTTAGGTTTTTCCGCGGGGATCGGTTGGGCTGCCTTAGCCATCGCTCTCATCGCCCGCTTAAATGTTTACGCCCTTATTCCGGCATCTTTTTTATACGCATGGGTGGAGTCCGCATCGGATACCGCGGTGATGAGCGGCACCATGCAGTTTAATACCGCAATCTTTTTGCAAGCCTCAATCTTTCTGCTTATTTCCGCTGAGTTTTTTACCCGTAAAAAATTCCCGCGCGAACCGAAGCCCGAATCCGGAGTCCGCATATGA
- a CDS encoding ATP-binding cassette domain-containing protein yields the protein MSPRSLSVKNIYKIYENAQDGALSTAKTALNGANVSFFIGELHALLGENGAGKSTLVHILSGLCEPTEGDIFLGEKAVSFTSSAEALDSGIGIVHQHPLLIEDATVFENIIIGNAVKTRFGFIHRKEIKARAESLIAEWNMGLSLSSKIRHLSSDKKFYAALLATLYRNPLFLILDEPGSAFTNEERDSFFVKLKKILRERKDSFGVILITHKLEEALDRADRISVLHKGTLCYSVQRSELPHSEAEARSIIERKMFQDMDMLTVCEPAPVSEKNEAAAVFSVEKLSASFEFGEALQNISFSAKQKSITGIIGMPNSGLNHLEDILSGMVSAQNRNSISGALTINTNGTKILLPAASLTPALLHAHNIGFVPSDRNMRGSNPLVSIFDLLIPYRAKGFFLQKKELLSFVKSILAAEHIDASPSRPASTLSGGQLQRLILARELATNPSVLILAEPAWGLDRLGTRILTERLQRAAALGTAIIMLTKEFDNEFFAHLFSEVFFLKSGMLKAQIIGEVLE from the coding sequence GTGAGTCCCCGTTCGCTATCGGTAAAAAACATTTATAAAATTTACGAAAATGCTCAGGACGGTGCGCTTTCGACTGCAAAAACCGCATTAAACGGAGCCAATGTTTCGTTTTTTATCGGTGAGTTACATGCGCTGCTCGGCGAAAACGGGGCAGGCAAATCTACCTTAGTGCATATTCTTTCAGGACTTTGCGAGCCCACCGAAGGTGATATCTTTTTAGGCGAAAAAGCGGTGTCGTTTACCTCATCGGCGGAAGCCCTTGATTCCGGAATTGGCATTGTGCATCAGCACCCCCTGCTGATCGAAGACGCCACCGTGTTTGAAAACATTATTATCGGAAATGCGGTAAAAACGCGCTTCGGTTTTATTCACCGAAAAGAGATTAAAGCAAGGGCGGAAAGCCTTATCGCCGAATGGAACATGGGTTTAAGCCTTTCCTCCAAGATACGGCATTTAAGTTCTGATAAAAAATTTTATGCCGCCCTGCTTGCAACGCTGTACCGCAATCCTTTGTTTTTGATTTTGGACGAACCGGGTTCCGCCTTTACGAACGAAGAGCGTGACTCTTTTTTTGTTAAATTAAAAAAGATACTCAGGGAGCGAAAAGATTCTTTCGGCGTGATTTTGATTACGCATAAATTGGAAGAGGCGCTTGACCGGGCTGACCGCATTTCAGTTTTGCATAAGGGGACGCTGTGTTATTCGGTACAGCGCAGCGAACTGCCGCACTCGGAAGCGGAGGCTCGCAGCATAATAGAAAGAAAAATGTTTCAGGATATGGATATGCTCACCGTTTGCGAGCCCGCCCCCGTCTCTGAAAAAAACGAGGCGGCTGCGGTATTTTCCGTTGAAAAGCTTTCCGCCTCTTTTGAGTTCGGGGAAGCTCTTCAAAATATATCGTTTTCCGCAAAACAAAAAAGCATTACCGGAATCATCGGTATGCCGAACAGCGGCTTAAATCATTTGGAAGATATTTTGTCCGGAATGGTTTCCGCTCAAAATCGGAATAGCATTAGCGGAGCACTCACAATAAACACAAACGGAACAAAGATTTTGCTGCCGGCGGCGTCTCTTACTCCGGCTTTATTACACGCGCATAACATCGGTTTTGTGCCCTCAGACAGAAATATGCGCGGCTCAAATCCGCTTGTCTCTATTTTTGATTTACTTATTCCGTACCGGGCGAAAGGGTTTTTCTTGCAAAAGAAAGAACTTTTAAGCTTTGTAAAAAGTATTTTAGCTGCCGAGCATATTGATGCAAGCCCTTCTCGTCCTGCTTCAACCTTGTCCGGCGGGCAGTTGCAGCGGCTTATATTGGCTCGCGAACTGGCAACTAATCCTTCGGTGCTTATTTTGGCCGAGCCCGCGTGGGGGCTTGATAGGCTCGGTACGCGCATTTTAACGGAAAGGCTGCAACGAGCGGCCGCTCTCGGGACGGCAATTATTATGCTGACAAAAGAATTTGACAATGAGTTTTTTGCACATCTTTTTTCTGAAGTTTTCTTTTTAAAAAGCGGTATGCTGAAAGCGCAGATAATCGGCGAGGTTTTGGAATGA
- a CDS encoding BMP family ABC transporter substrate-binding protein — protein MKTIRLVAVCLSVLFIAGCAKENTNTEKMSIAVFVPGIRSESPIYAMLSNGVEKAVELARKDKAVELHILEAGTNQAEWSTKLTGLAAEQKYDLIISSNPSLPEIIAPISKQFPNQKFLVFDAYAEGNSMLTTFRYNQREQAYIAGYLAAMVSKSSMQYANTEKKIGLIAGQEYPAMLNIILPGYLEGAKTVDPEFEVDFRIVGNWYDASKAAELADLMYKNGVDVIMPISGGANQGVIASAKNNGFYISWFDDNGYAKAPGYVVSSSAMEQEKLSYEKTLAFIQGSLEMGKAETFGIKEGYVRFVSDDELYTSTVPAEIREKQAAMIERIQSGALDLSDTAR, from the coding sequence ATGAAAACAATTCGATTAGTAGCAGTATGCTTAAGCGTACTTTTTATTGCAGGCTGTGCCAAAGAAAACACAAATACCGAAAAAATGAGCATTGCGGTTTTTGTTCCTGGAATCAGAAGCGAAAGCCCTATTTATGCCATGCTCAGCAACGGGGTGGAAAAGGCGGTTGAGCTTGCCCGAAAAGACAAGGCCGTAGAGCTGCATATTTTGGAAGCCGGCACCAATCAGGCGGAGTGGAGCACAAAATTAACCGGTCTTGCAGCGGAGCAAAAGTATGACCTGATTATCTCGTCTAATCCCTCGCTGCCTGAAATCATTGCGCCGATATCAAAACAATTTCCCAATCAAAAGTTTTTGGTTTTTGATGCCTATGCGGAAGGCAATTCCATGCTTACCACATTCCGATATAATCAGCGTGAACAAGCCTATATTGCGGGTTATCTTGCGGCAATGGTCAGTAAAAGCTCTATGCAATACGCAAACACGGAAAAAAAGATCGGTCTTATTGCGGGGCAGGAATATCCGGCAATGCTGAACATAATTTTGCCCGGCTATTTGGAGGGCGCAAAGACTGTTGATCCGGAGTTTGAGGTTGATTTTAGAATTGTCGGCAACTGGTACGATGCGTCAAAGGCGGCTGAACTTGCCGATCTTATGTATAAAAACGGAGTCGATGTGATCATGCCGATTTCGGGCGGAGCCAATCAGGGGGTTATCGCTTCGGCAAAAAATAACGGCTTTTATATCTCTTGGTTTGATGATAACGGATACGCAAAGGCGCCCGGTTATGTGGTGTCAAGCTCAGCGATGGAACAGGAAAAACTGAGTTACGAAAAAACATTAGCATTTATACAAGGCTCGCTCGAAATGGGAAAAGCTGAAACCTTCGGCATCAAAGAAGGCTATGTACGCTTTGTTTCCGATGATGAGTTGTACACCTCAACAGTGCCCGCCGAAATACGGGAAAAACAGGCGGCAATGATTGAGCGTATACAATCCGGAGCGCTTGATTTATCGGATACGGCACGGTGA
- a CDS encoding tetratricopeptide repeat protein: MSAVIISFSIIVMGFAVIMIVVLLIQKRGNGGFTKKKSKPLLMKEATRRLAQNPRDPQGLSLMGDLYFQDQDWEKAFSTYSVFLDHCNNLPISEQFTVMLRYGICAIKTGRMNDAKKGFLLAKNINPQHFDVNYNLGYIHYFENNYDQSVPFLRKALIAQPNNILAAKYLGYSFQKIHKYQEALPYLKKVLDVQPDDKEALFAMGECFYEAGANERALKIFNHLRLDPVLGPQAALYSGIIRTKLNQIDKAVMDFEIGLKHENINLEIVNELRYRLAQVLIKTQDLGRALASLKEIQHVSPGYKDVASLIMRYQELNQNKNLHIYMMAGQSEFVGLCRKIVSKFFPYAKVKILDISVLVTHTDIVAEIDTPKWADLVIFRFFRSQGAVGELILRDFYGRIKELKAGKGICMTAGTFTEEAGRFGEGRPVDLYDKKRLNKILNTLG; encoded by the coding sequence ATGAGTGCGGTTATTATTTCTTTTTCAATAATAGTTATGGGATTCGCCGTTATAATGATTGTAGTTCTGCTTATACAAAAGCGGGGAAACGGTGGTTTTACTAAAAAAAAGAGCAAACCTTTATTGATGAAAGAAGCGACAAGAAGACTCGCACAAAACCCCCGCGATCCTCAAGGTCTTTCGCTTATGGGAGATCTTTATTTTCAAGATCAAGATTGGGAAAAAGCGTTTTCAACATATTCGGTTTTTTTAGATCATTGCAATAATTTGCCTATTTCGGAGCAGTTCACCGTTATGCTTCGGTATGGAATTTGCGCGATAAAAACAGGCAGAATGAATGATGCAAAAAAAGGCTTTCTTCTTGCAAAAAATATTAACCCCCAGCATTTTGATGTAAATTACAATCTCGGTTATATCCATTATTTTGAAAACAACTATGACCAGTCAGTTCCTTTTTTACGCAAAGCGCTTATTGCCCAGCCAAATAATATTTTGGCTGCAAAATATCTTGGCTATAGTTTTCAAAAAATACATAAATATCAGGAAGCCTTACCGTATCTCAAAAAAGTGCTTGATGTGCAGCCCGATGATAAAGAAGCCTTGTTTGCAATGGGAGAATGTTTTTATGAAGCGGGCGCAAATGAACGGGCTTTAAAGATTTTTAATCATTTGCGACTTGACCCTGTGCTGGGACCTCAGGCAGCCTTATACTCAGGGATTATCAGAACAAAGCTTAATCAAATTGATAAGGCGGTGATGGATTTTGAAATTGGATTAAAACATGAAAACATTAATCTCGAAATCGTCAATGAACTGCGATACCGGTTAGCCCAAGTATTAATAAAAACACAAGATCTTGGAAGGGCGCTTGCGTCGTTAAAAGAGATTCAGCACGTAAGCCCCGGATATAAAGATGTTGCTTCTCTTATCATGCGATATCAGGAATTAAATCAAAACAAAAATCTGCATATTTATATGATGGCAGGGCAAAGTGAGTTTGTCGGACTTTGCCGAAAGATTGTTTCAAAATTTTTTCCTTATGCAAAGGTAAAAATTCTTGACATCTCCGTCTTGGTTACGCATACCGATATTGTTGCCGAAATTGATACGCCGAAATGGGCGGATCTTGTTATTTTTAGGTTTTTCAGATCGCAAGGAGCTGTCGGGGAGCTTATTTTAAGAGATTTTTACGGACGGATTAAAGAACTAAAAGCGGGAAAAGGGATTTGCATGACAGCCGGTACATTTACGGAAGAAGCTGGCCGCTTTGGAGAAGGGCGTCCCGTAGACTTATACGATAAAAAGAGATTAAATAAAATATTAAATACGCTCGGATAA
- a CDS encoding lysoplasmalogenase, with protein MYSQFQTILFLASCIPFFAVAIIHLVQCIKEADGYADLSKFALMPLLLLMYIVYSVFAGHALSIFIIIALFMAWFGDILLVFDFEPRNFFLGVISFGVAQIAYAIYAILKLTQTELDHNAIVIVIVLSFIFLIYGILSFLFMHKAMKNMKATIPFYMLVISVMAISFIAYGVAMPSAGSIIAAIGACFFVISDSILANTLFINSFKKSRFFIMLTYTLAQFFIVFGALGMDAVSL; from the coding sequence ATGTATTCTCAATTTCAAACTATTTTGTTTTTAGCATCATGTATACCGTTTTTTGCTGTTGCGATTATTCATCTTGTCCAATGCATAAAAGAAGCGGACGGCTATGCGGATTTGTCTAAATTTGCCCTCATGCCCTTACTCCTGCTTATGTACATTGTTTACTCCGTGTTTGCAGGGCATGCACTTTCCATTTTTATTATTATCGCCCTGTTTATGGCATGGTTCGGAGATATTCTGCTGGTATTTGATTTTGAGCCTCGTAACTTTTTTTTGGGTGTTATCTCTTTCGGTGTAGCTCAGATTGCCTATGCAATATACGCAATATTAAAACTTACACAAACCGAACTTGATCACAACGCAATAGTAATTGTTATCGTACTGAGTTTCATATTTTTAATATACGGCATACTATCGTTTTTATTTATGCATAAAGCAATGAAAAACATGAAAGCAACCATCCCTTTTTATATGCTTGTGATCTCGGTGATGGCGATAAGTTTTATTGCATACGGAGTTGCAATGCCTTCGGCAGGCAGTATCATTGCTGCAATCGGTGCGTGTTTTTTTGTTATTTCAGATTCAATTCTTGCAAATACTTTATTTATAAACTCTTTTAAAAAATCCCGTTTTTTTATCATGCTTACCTATACGCTTGCACAATTTTTTATTGTATTCGGAGCACTCGGAATGGACGCCGTTTCTTTGTAA
- the rpmB gene encoding 50S ribosomal protein L28 — protein MARKCEICGKGTVAGHNVSKSMNHTKRVWKPNLVEVKTEVGGRTLTVKMCTRCLKSGYVTKKV, from the coding sequence ATGGCACGGAAATGTGAGATTTGCGGTAAGGGCACCGTAGCGGGGCATAATGTCAGTAAATCAATGAACCATACAAAAAGAGTTTGGAAGCCTAATCTCGTTGAAGTAAAAACAGAGGTTGGCGGAAGAACCCTTACGGTTAAAATGTGTACTCGTTGCTTGAAAAGCGGATATGTTACAAAAAAAGTGTAA
- a CDS encoding helix-turn-helix domain-containing protein, giving the protein MSDEFYNFSEILAKNLKRLRRRENISQMELALRANLSTTFINSIENQQRWVSPSTLSKLAKSLQAYPHELFLSDDAPQNTFTGNSEHQHMITELRDILEKYT; this is encoded by the coding sequence ATGAGCGATGAATTCTATAATTTCTCAGAAATACTTGCTAAAAATTTGAAGCGACTGCGGCGAAGAGAGAATATTTCACAGATGGAACTTGCTCTGAGGGCAAACCTTTCAACGACATTTATAAACAGTATTGAAAATCAACAGCGATGGGTTTCTCCCTCCACTCTTTCAAAATTGGCAAAAAGTTTACAGGCGTATCCCCATGAGCTTTTTCTTTCCGATGATGCGCCTCAGAATACGTTTACCGGTAACAGCGAACACCAGCATATGATCACTGAATTGAGGGATATTTTAGAAAAATATACATGA